Proteins encoded together in one Halomarina salina window:
- the sufB gene encoding Fe-S cluster assembly protein SufB, translating into MSSDDHLKETDTEARFEFKKEQKSAFQSEKGLTEETIRLISEDKDEPEWMLERRLRALRQFQEMPMPTDWPGQPDLSEVDVDEIVPYIRPDIDTRGGEESWEDLPEEIRDTFEKLGIPEAERNALSGVGAQYESEIVYQNMQERWQEKGVIFCDMDKAVQEHEELVKEYFMTKCVPPSDNKFAALHGAVWSGGSFVYVPEDVTVEMPVQAYFRMNSEGMGQFEHTLIIAEENSEMHYIEGCSAPKYGRFNLHSGGVEVFVKEGAHVQYSTVQNWSKNTYNLNTKRAICEKDATMEWVSGSMGSKATMLYPCTILKGPGATDNHITIAFAGEDQNIDTGAKVYHNAPNTKSTIESKSISKDGGRTNYRGLVHIADGAEHSSTSVECDALMFDNESTSDTMPYMEIEESKVDVAHEATVGKIGDEDVFYLQSRGLDDDDAKQMIVAGFIEPITEELPIEYAVELNRLIELEMEGSLG; encoded by the coding sequence ATGAGTTCAGACGACCACCTCAAAGAGACAGACACGGAAGCCCGCTTCGAGTTCAAGAAAGAGCAGAAGTCGGCGTTCCAGTCCGAGAAGGGCCTGACGGAGGAGACCATCCGGCTCATCTCGGAGGACAAGGACGAACCGGAGTGGATGCTGGAGCGGCGCCTCCGCGCGCTGCGACAGTTCCAGGAGATGCCCATGCCGACCGACTGGCCGGGCCAGCCCGACCTGAGCGAGGTCGACGTGGACGAGATCGTCCCGTACATCCGCCCGGACATCGACACGCGCGGCGGCGAGGAGTCCTGGGAGGACCTCCCCGAGGAGATCCGCGACACGTTCGAGAAGCTCGGTATCCCCGAGGCCGAACGCAACGCGCTCTCGGGCGTCGGCGCACAGTACGAGTCCGAGATCGTCTACCAGAACATGCAGGAGCGCTGGCAGGAGAAGGGCGTCATCTTCTGTGACATGGACAAGGCGGTCCAGGAGCACGAAGAGCTCGTCAAGGAGTACTTCATGACGAAGTGCGTCCCGCCCAGCGACAACAAGTTCGCCGCGCTCCACGGCGCGGTGTGGTCCGGCGGGTCGTTCGTCTACGTACCCGAGGACGTCACCGTCGAGATGCCCGTGCAGGCGTACTTCCGGATGAACTCCGAGGGGATGGGCCAGTTCGAGCACACGCTCATCATCGCCGAGGAGAACTCCGAGATGCACTACATCGAGGGCTGTTCGGCCCCGAAGTACGGGCGCTTCAACCTCCACAGCGGGGGCGTCGAAGTGTTCGTGAAGGAGGGTGCCCACGTCCAGTACTCGACCGTCCAGAACTGGTCGAAGAACACGTACAACCTCAACACGAAGCGCGCCATCTGCGAGAAGGACGCGACGATGGAGTGGGTGTCGGGCAGCATGGGCTCGAAGGCCACGATGCTCTACCCGTGTACCATCCTCAAGGGTCCCGGCGCGACGGACAACCACATCACCATCGCGTTCGCGGGCGAGGACCAGAACATCGACACCGGCGCGAAGGTGTACCACAACGCGCCGAACACGAAGTCGACCATCGAGTCGAAGTCCATCAGCAAGGACGGCGGTCGCACGAACTACCGCGGCCTCGTCCACATCGCCGACGGTGCGGAGCACTCCTCGACGAGCGTGGAGTGTGACGCGCTGATGTTCGACAACGAGTCGACCTCCGACACGATGCCGTACATGGAGATCGAGGAGTCGAAGGTCGACGTGGCCCACGAGGCCACCGTCGGGAAGATCGGCGACGAGGACGTCTTCTACCTCCAGTCGCGCGGACTGGACGACGACGACGCCAAGCAGATGATCGTCGCCGGGTTCATCGAACCCATCACGGAGGAGCTGCCCATCGAGTACGCGGTCGAACTCAACCGCCTCATCGAACTGGAGATGGAGGGTTCGCTCGGATAG
- a CDS encoding ABC transporter ATP-binding protein → MARLQIKDLHAEVAEDGGEQILKGVNLEIEAGEIHALMGPNGSGKSTTAKVIAGHPAYEVTQGEVLIHLEADDFGEDFDIPEDKRTWNLLDLEPNERAALGVFLAFQYPAEIEGVTMVNFLRTALNAKLEEREELFEADDESDESEEEDTGYDTSPMEGPADDGDVGVAEFQQLLAEKMEQLDMDERFAQRYLNAGFSGGEKKQNEVLQAAILEPEIAVLDEIDSGLDIDRLQDVATGINALRDETGTGILQITHYQRILDYVEPDHVHIMLDGKVVKSGGSELAEQLEDRGYDWVREEVYETA, encoded by the coding sequence ATGGCACGGTTACAAATCAAGGACCTCCACGCAGAGGTCGCAGAGGACGGCGGGGAACAGATTCTGAAGGGTGTGAATCTCGAGATCGAGGCGGGCGAGATTCACGCGCTCATGGGACCGAACGGGTCGGGCAAGTCCACGACGGCGAAGGTCATCGCGGGCCACCCGGCCTACGAGGTGACGCAGGGCGAGGTGCTCATCCACCTCGAAGCCGACGACTTCGGCGAGGACTTCGACATCCCGGAGGACAAGCGCACGTGGAACCTGCTGGACCTCGAACCGAACGAACGCGCCGCGCTCGGCGTGTTCCTCGCGTTCCAGTACCCGGCGGAGATAGAGGGCGTCACGATGGTGAACTTCCTCCGGACGGCGCTCAACGCGAAGCTCGAAGAGCGCGAGGAGCTGTTCGAGGCGGACGACGAGAGCGACGAGAGCGAGGAAGAGGACACGGGCTACGACACCTCGCCGATGGAAGGCCCAGCCGACGACGGCGACGTCGGCGTCGCCGAGTTCCAGCAGCTCCTCGCCGAGAAGATGGAGCAGCTGGACATGGACGAGCGGTTCGCCCAGCGGTACCTCAACGCCGGCTTCTCCGGCGGCGAGAAGAAGCAGAACGAGGTGCTGCAGGCGGCCATCCTCGAACCCGAGATCGCGGTGCTCGACGAGATCGACTCCGGCCTCGACATCGACCGCCTGCAGGACGTCGCGACGGGCATCAACGCCCTGCGTGACGAGACCGGCACCGGCATCCTGCAGATCACGCACTACCAGCGCATCCTCGACTACGTCGAACCCGACCACGTCCACATCATGCTCGACGGGAAGGTCGTCAAGAGTGGCGGCTCCGAACTCGCCGAGCAGCTGGAGGACAGGGGGTACGACTGGGTGCGAGAGGAAGTGTACGAGACAGCCTGA
- the sufD gene encoding Fe-S cluster assembly protein SufD, translating to MSTQVHANLTEAQVREISESLDEPDWLLQTRLDALDALDDIDFPAVIQTPGRKWTNLAELDFESFVDPLNAAEEKDQVGPDEVEVLSFAEALDEHEELVEEHFGSVVDPQTNYLTAMSTALFTTGTVIHVPEGVNAEDVTIRTTMNSRSLFNYTLVVAEESSSVTIFERQETGGAAVDPERRRASDDGEGRAGNRYYSGLVEVAGGENAYVQYGSLQDLDRTTYNYQLKEATVDTYGTVNFIDCNVGSRLTKSSVETHLDGDSSEAKIIGAFYGHEDQHFDVDARVWHNAEHTTADLVTRGVIDDRARSVYEGVQNVGREAWDTSSYQRENTLMLSDESEADASPKLIINNHDTEASHSATVGQVDEEDLFYMTSRGIPPQLAKNMLVEGFYVPVLEEIEVEELREDLQERIRDRLASRFD from the coding sequence ATGAGCACGCAGGTACACGCGAACCTGACGGAAGCGCAGGTTCGAGAGATATCGGAGTCGCTCGACGAGCCCGACTGGCTCCTCCAGACGCGTCTCGACGCGCTGGACGCGCTCGACGACATCGACTTCCCGGCGGTCATCCAGACGCCGGGACGCAAGTGGACGAACCTCGCGGAACTCGACTTCGAGTCGTTCGTCGACCCGCTGAACGCCGCCGAGGAGAAGGACCAGGTCGGTCCCGACGAGGTCGAGGTGCTGTCGTTCGCGGAGGCGCTCGACGAACACGAGGAACTCGTCGAGGAGCACTTCGGGAGCGTCGTCGACCCGCAGACGAACTACCTGACGGCGATGTCGACGGCCCTGTTCACCACGGGGACGGTCATCCACGTCCCCGAGGGCGTGAACGCCGAGGACGTCACCATCCGGACGACGATGAACAGTCGGTCGCTGTTCAACTACACGCTCGTCGTCGCCGAGGAGTCCTCGTCGGTGACCATCTTCGAACGCCAGGAGACCGGCGGCGCGGCCGTCGACCCCGAGCGTCGACGCGCGAGCGACGACGGCGAGGGCCGGGCGGGGAACCGCTACTACTCCGGACTCGTCGAGGTAGCTGGCGGTGAGAACGCCTACGTCCAGTACGGCTCGCTGCAGGACCTCGACCGCACGACGTACAACTACCAGCTCAAGGAGGCGACCGTCGACACGTACGGCACGGTCAACTTCATCGACTGCAACGTGGGCTCGCGGCTGACGAAGTCGTCCGTCGAGACGCACCTCGACGGCGACAGCTCCGAGGCGAAGATCATCGGGGCGTTCTACGGCCACGAGGACCAGCACTTCGACGTCGACGCGCGCGTCTGGCACAACGCCGAGCACACGACGGCGGACCTCGTCACGCGCGGCGTCATCGACGATCGGGCGCGCTCGGTGTACGAGGGCGTCCAGAACGTCGGTCGCGAAGCCTGGGACACGTCGTCGTACCAGCGCGAGAACACCCTGATGCTGAGCGACGAGAGCGAGGCCGACGCCTCCCCGAAGCTCATCATCAACAACCACGACACCGAGGCGAGCCACTCCGCGACGGTCGGGCAGGTCGACGAGGAGGACCTGTTCTACATGACCTCGCGCGGCATCCCGCCGCAGCTCGCGAAGAACATGCTCGTCGAAGGGTTCTACGTCCCAGTCCTCGAAGAGATCGAGGTCGAGGAACTGCGCGAGGACCTCCAGGAGCGTATCCGCGACCGTCTCGCGTCGCGCTTCGACTGA
- a CDS encoding ferritin-like domain-containing protein: MSVTRQVRSDHQLARLLQIGMVLEEVVEARAHKHAQTMDDAELDADVRALLEHAAEESAAHRGRLEALVAELDAESVPFDQIEGLVEAQYGQTKPDDFDGVLYDQLCNEETAYKFYDDVLEAIEASDAQFSVDRERLVETLTRIREEEAEGVEEVTRLMETRE; the protein is encoded by the coding sequence ATGAGCGTCACGCGGCAGGTCCGTTCGGACCACCAGCTCGCCCGCCTCCTGCAGATCGGGATGGTGCTCGAAGAGGTGGTCGAGGCCCGAGCGCACAAGCACGCCCAGACGATGGACGACGCGGAACTCGACGCCGACGTGCGGGCGTTGCTCGAACACGCCGCCGAGGAGTCCGCGGCCCACCGCGGCCGACTGGAGGCGCTCGTCGCGGAACTGGACGCCGAGAGCGTGCCGTTCGACCAGATAGAGGGGCTCGTCGAGGCGCAGTACGGCCAGACGAAGCCCGACGATTTCGACGGCGTCCTCTACGACCAGCTCTGCAACGAGGAGACGGCGTACAAGTTCTACGACGACGTGCTGGAGGCCATCGAGGCCTCGGACGCCCAGTTCAGCGTCGACCGCGAGCGACTCGTCGAGACGCTCACACGCATCCGCGAGGAGGAGGCGGAGGGCGTCGAGGAGGTCACCAGACTGATGGAGACCCGCGAATGA
- a CDS encoding helix-turn-helix domain-containing protein — MGTVATLAIPAEEFALWETLDAVPDASFECERIVESGENVMPLLWARAPDGDALERALLADSSANDVSLLSAFDDEWLYRMEWVDHIQLITHMLTNSHATILSAVTEDSRWVVRILFPDHDSLATANEFCHDHGLTFDLLSIVKMEGDPSARYGLTGAQYDAIVTAHEHGYFAVPRRCSLKEIAREEGISHQAFSERLRRGLEALVEETLVVGQSSEVAPTARR; from the coding sequence ATGGGTACTGTCGCCACGCTCGCCATACCGGCCGAGGAGTTCGCGCTCTGGGAGACGCTCGACGCGGTCCCGGACGCGTCGTTCGAGTGCGAGCGCATCGTCGAGTCCGGCGAGAACGTGATGCCGTTGCTGTGGGCGCGTGCGCCGGACGGTGACGCGCTCGAACGTGCGCTACTGGCCGATTCGAGCGCGAACGACGTCTCGCTGCTGAGTGCGTTCGACGACGAGTGGCTCTACCGGATGGAGTGGGTCGACCACATCCAGCTCATCACCCACATGCTGACGAACAGCCACGCGACGATTCTGAGCGCCGTCACCGAGGACAGTCGATGGGTCGTTCGCATCCTGTTTCCCGACCACGACTCGCTCGCGACGGCGAACGAGTTCTGCCACGACCACGGGCTGACGTTCGACCTGCTCTCCATCGTGAAGATGGAAGGTGACCCGTCGGCACGGTACGGACTCACCGGCGCACAGTACGACGCCATCGTCACCGCTCACGAACACGGCTACTTCGCGGTCCCGCGTCGCTGTTCGCTCAAGGAGATCGCTCGCGAGGAGGGTATCTCACACCAGGCGTTCTCCGAACGGCTCCGCCGGGGGCTCGAAGCGCTCGTCGAGGAGACGCTCGTCGTCGGTCAGTCGTCCGAGGTGGCACCCACGGCCCGGCGCTGA
- a CDS encoding alpha/beta fold hydrolase, which yields MTTSTRGDRLDAGSATLAYDDVGGGDTVVFVHSGITDRRMWDPQVEALADRYRTVRYDLQGWGESRATGEGTHREELLALLDALDLDDVHLVGCSFGAGVALDATLERPERVRSLTLVGPTVGGHDYEEPTDSPVWDGVAERYEASVEAFEAGKFRAAAEHEVALWLVGPEREQAVVPDPVREWVTEMDEAALRREAAGRREDASDLDPPAVERLPDLAVPLLVVVGEYDLPSVHDAVERLVGEVPRVRLEVVDATAHLPSVERPAAVTALLAAFWGGLPEGTT from the coding sequence ATGACCACATCGACTCGCGGCGACCGCCTCGACGCCGGGTCGGCGACCCTCGCGTACGACGATGTGGGAGGCGGCGACACCGTCGTGTTCGTCCACAGCGGCATCACCGACCGCCGGATGTGGGACCCGCAGGTCGAGGCGCTCGCCGACCGCTACCGGACGGTTCGCTACGACCTGCAGGGATGGGGGGAGTCACGAGCGACGGGCGAGGGGACCCACCGGGAGGAACTGCTCGCACTGCTCGACGCTCTCGACCTGGACGACGTCCACCTCGTCGGCTGTTCGTTCGGCGCGGGCGTGGCGCTCGACGCGACGCTCGAACGACCCGAGCGGGTGCGCTCGCTGACGCTCGTCGGTCCCACGGTCGGCGGCCACGACTACGAGGAGCCGACCGACTCGCCGGTCTGGGACGGCGTCGCCGAGCGGTACGAGGCGTCCGTCGAGGCGTTCGAGGCGGGGAAGTTTCGGGCCGCGGCGGAACACGAGGTGGCGCTGTGGCTGGTCGGCCCGGAACGGGAGCAGGCGGTCGTCCCCGACCCCGTCCGGGAGTGGGTGACGGAGATGGACGAGGCGGCACTGCGCCGGGAGGCGGCCGGTCGACGCGAGGACGCGAGCGACCTCGACCCGCCGGCCGTCGAGCGACTGCCCGACCTCGCGGTCCCGCTGCTCGTGGTCGTCGGCGAGTACGACCTGCCGAGCGTCCACGACGCCGTCGAGCGGCTCGTCGGGGAGGTCCCTCGGGTCCGCCTGGAGGTCGTCGACGCGACTGCCCACCTGCCGAGCGTCGAGCGTCCGGCGGCGGTAACGGCGCTCCTCGCCGCCTTCTGGGGCGGACTGCCCGAGGGAACGACTTAA
- a CDS encoding DNA-directed DNA polymerase: MKQSGLADFSAGGDTARPEEEAEAIAGDGGGLAPEVVDTSDYRYPDPDGTVELAVTQVDYTIEGAGREEHPVLHVFGRTSENETEHVRVREFPPYFYTPLADLERAGDGDGAEADGDEPLLSTQFTDDRLMEERITGVETAGDLDPELSGDDAREVVTYESIRGETLVKVTGQTPRDVGQLRDRFDHYEADILFPNRLLIDKDITSGVRVPARRNDDGVIDVPHQELRAVDVEADLRVNTFDIEVDDRNGFPEDGEERIICLTSHDSYRDEYVVWLYEAPDGESGPDSLPDYDPLREGPEVDVRRFDAEEALLNAFLDYVDETDPDVLTGWNFTDFDAPYLLDRIDVLSDGPDAPDDLDSNRLSRVNEVWRSDWQGPNVKGRVAFDLLYAYKRIKISELDSYRLDAVGEAELGVGKERYAGDIGDLWEQDPGRLLEYNLRDVELCVELDRKQNIVPFWEEVATFVGAKLEDATTPGDAVDMYILHKVHGEFALPSKGAVESEDYEGGAVFDPITGVKEMVSVLDLKSLYPMCMVTINASPETKVDPETFDGDTFVAPNGMHFRKEPDGIIREMVTELLAERDEKKRLRDENEAGSDAYETYDRQQGAVKVIMNSLYGVLGWDRFRLYDKDMGAAVTATGRKVIEFTEETVGEMDYEVAYGDTDSVMIELGEGVSKEEAIERSFDLEERINASYDDLAAEMNAQDHRFQIEFEKLYRRFFQAGKKKRYAGHIVWKEGKDVDDIDITGFEYKRSDIAPITKEVQQRVLEMIVKEGDIEGVKDYVHDTIQRFETGDISVEEVGIPGGIGKRLDDYDTDTAHVRGAKYANLLLGTNFARGSKPKRLYLARVHNDFYDRVETEQDLSTQANELYREFRREEDVICIEYADQLPAEFEVDWDKMLDKTLEGPIERILEAIGVSWDEVKSGQTQMGLGSFG, from the coding sequence TACCCCGACCCCGACGGGACCGTCGAACTCGCGGTCACGCAGGTCGACTACACCATCGAGGGCGCGGGTCGCGAGGAACACCCGGTCCTCCACGTGTTCGGTCGGACGAGCGAGAACGAGACCGAACACGTCCGCGTCCGGGAGTTCCCACCGTACTTCTACACGCCGCTGGCGGACCTCGAACGCGCGGGCGACGGAGACGGTGCCGAAGCGGACGGCGACGAACCGCTGCTGTCGACGCAGTTCACCGACGACCGCCTGATGGAAGAGCGCATCACGGGCGTCGAGACGGCGGGCGACCTCGACCCCGAACTGTCGGGCGACGACGCTCGGGAGGTCGTCACCTACGAGTCCATCCGCGGGGAGACGCTCGTGAAGGTCACCGGACAGACGCCGCGAGACGTCGGGCAACTGCGCGACCGGTTCGACCACTACGAGGCGGACATCCTGTTCCCCAACCGCCTGCTCATCGACAAGGACATCACGAGCGGCGTCCGCGTCCCCGCTCGCAGGAACGACGACGGCGTCATCGACGTCCCCCACCAGGAGCTCCGGGCGGTCGACGTCGAGGCCGACCTCCGGGTGAACACGTTCGACATCGAGGTCGACGACCGGAACGGCTTCCCCGAGGACGGCGAGGAGCGCATCATCTGTCTCACGAGCCACGACAGCTACCGCGACGAGTACGTCGTCTGGCTGTACGAAGCGCCCGACGGCGAGTCCGGGCCGGATTCGCTCCCCGACTACGACCCGCTTCGGGAGGGTCCCGAGGTGGACGTCCGCCGGTTCGACGCCGAGGAGGCGCTGCTGAACGCGTTTCTCGACTACGTCGACGAGACGGACCCCGACGTGCTGACGGGGTGGAACTTCACCGACTTCGACGCCCCGTACCTGCTCGACCGCATCGACGTGCTCTCGGACGGGCCGGACGCGCCCGACGACCTCGACTCGAACCGCCTCTCCCGCGTGAACGAGGTGTGGCGCTCGGACTGGCAGGGGCCGAACGTCAAGGGCCGCGTCGCGTTCGACCTGCTGTACGCCTACAAGCGCATCAAGATCAGCGAACTCGACAGCTACCGACTCGACGCCGTCGGCGAGGCGGAGTTGGGCGTCGGGAAGGAGCGCTACGCGGGCGACATCGGCGACCTGTGGGAACAGGACCCCGGGCGACTGCTGGAGTACAACCTGCGTGACGTGGAGCTGTGCGTCGAACTCGACCGGAAACAGAACATCGTCCCGTTCTGGGAGGAGGTCGCCACGTTCGTCGGCGCGAAACTGGAGGACGCGACGACGCCCGGCGACGCGGTGGACATGTACATCCTCCACAAGGTCCACGGCGAGTTCGCGCTGCCCTCGAAGGGCGCGGTGGAGTCGGAGGACTACGAAGGTGGCGCGGTGTTCGACCCCATCACGGGCGTCAAGGAGATGGTCTCCGTCCTCGACCTGAAGTCGCTGTACCCGATGTGCATGGTGACCATCAACGCCTCGCCGGAGACGAAGGTCGACCCCGAGACGTTCGACGGGGACACGTTCGTCGCGCCCAACGGGATGCACTTCCGGAAGGAACCGGACGGCATCATCCGGGAGATGGTCACCGAACTGCTCGCAGAGCGTGACGAGAAGAAGCGCCTGCGCGACGAGAACGAAGCTGGCAGCGACGCCTACGAGACCTACGACCGCCAGCAGGGGGCGGTGAAGGTCATCATGAACTCGCTGTACGGCGTCCTGGGGTGGGACCGGTTCCGCCTCTACGACAAGGACATGGGCGCGGCGGTGACGGCGACGGGTCGCAAGGTCATCGAGTTCACGGAGGAGACGGTGGGAGAGATGGACTACGAGGTGGCCTACGGCGACACCGACTCGGTGATGATTGAACTCGGCGAGGGCGTCTCGAAGGAGGAAGCCATCGAGCGGTCGTTCGACCTCGAAGAGCGCATCAACGCCTCCTACGACGACCTCGCGGCGGAGATGAACGCCCAGGACCACCGGTTCCAGATCGAGTTCGAGAAACTCTACAGGAGATTCTTCCAGGCGGGTAAGAAGAAACGCTACGCGGGTCACATCGTCTGGAAGGAGGGCAAGGACGTCGACGACATCGACATCACCGGCTTCGAGTACAAGCGGTCGGACATCGCGCCCATCACGAAAGAAGTCCAGCAGCGGGTGCTGGAGATGATCGTCAAGGAGGGCGACATCGAGGGCGTGAAGGACTACGTCCACGACACCATCCAGCGGTTCGAGACGGGCGACATCAGCGTCGAGGAGGTGGGTATCCCCGGCGGTATCGGGAAGCGCCTCGACGACTACGACACCGACACCGCCCACGTCCGCGGCGCGAAGTACGCGAACCTCCTGCTGGGGACCAACTTCGCCCGCGGGTCGAAGCCCAAGCGCCTCTACCTCGCGCGGGTCCACAACGACTTCTACGACCGAGTCGAGACCGAGCAGGACCTCTCGACCCAGGCGAACGAACTCTACCGCGAGTTCCGCAGGGAGGAGGACGTCATCTGCATCGAGTACGCCGACCAGTTACCCGCGGAGTTCGAGGTGGACTGGGACAAGATGCTCGACAAGACGCTCGAAGGACCCATCGAACGCATCCTCGAAGCCATCGGGGTGTCGTGGGACGAGGTGAAGTCGGGACAGACGCAGATGGGACTCGGAAGTTTCGGCTGA
- a CDS encoding metal-dependent transcriptional regulator — protein MNTADQYLKAIYLIQEQENGPAATGRLADALDVSPASANEMIGKLEGRGLADHEKYKGVSLTDEGIVRARDALRTYCIIERFLVEVLDVEEFRMEAHQLESVIDDTVAERLDTIIDREGECPDCFNPEADVCTLLEAEYPLADSEAAD, from the coding sequence ATGAACACTGCAGACCAGTATCTGAAGGCCATCTACCTCATCCAGGAGCAGGAGAACGGACCCGCGGCGACCGGTCGGCTCGCGGACGCACTCGACGTGAGCCCCGCCAGCGCCAACGAGATGATCGGGAAACTCGAGGGTCGCGGCCTCGCGGACCACGAGAAGTACAAGGGCGTCTCGCTGACCGACGAGGGCATCGTCCGCGCCCGCGACGCGCTGCGGACGTACTGCATCATCGAGCGGTTCCTCGTCGAGGTGCTCGACGTCGAGGAGTTCCGGATGGAGGCCCACCAGCTAGAGAGCGTCATCGACGACACCGTCGCGGAGCGACTCGACACTATCATCGACCGCGAGGGTGAGTGTCCCGACTGCTTCAACCCGGAGGCCGACGTCTGTACGCTGCTCGAAGCGGAGTACCCGCTCGCCGACTCCGAAGCCGCCGACTGA